The Chloroflexota bacterium nucleotide sequence CCAGGCCGCGCACATGCGGCGCCGCGAGCAGCCGCGTCCGCAGCGCGTCCTCGCGCGGACGCAGCGCCTCCGTCAGCGCCCACTCGGGCACGCGCCGCGCCTGCGCCACGAAGCCGCTCGGCTCCAGCGCTACGGACATCACGGCTTCGGCCAGGGCGTCTCGCGAGCCGCCAAGCCGTGTGCCGTCCGACAGGATGACGTGGTGCGCGGTCAGGAGCGCCAGCAGCCCGAGCGCCTCCGGGCGAGGCAGTAGCTGCGGAAAGGCATTTGCCAGCAGGGTGGCCAACCCATAGCCCGGCGGTGGATCGTCTCGGACGTAGGCCACCAGCGGCGGCTCAGCGGCCGGCAGATAGACGAACTTCCGCGAGGCCGCGCGTCCATGCTCCGCATAGAGGGTCCGGCCCTCGGCGTCCGTGCCGCACCGCTCAACCCCGACGGGCGCCGGCCGGTCCGCCGCCAGCCGGTACGCGATCCGCTCCACAACGAGCCGGTGCGGCGCGTGTGCCTCACTCATGCTGTTGTCGCCGCTCCCCGATGATCTGACCGCACACCCTGTAGCTTGCCACGGACTAGCTTGTCACGGATTGAATCAGCGCGTTCAGGTCGTCAAGCTCCCAGGCCGGCGCGAGCCGGCGGGCGGCCCGCGCCGACGCCAGCGCCTCGCCGCGCTGCCCCAGCTCCCGCTGGAGCATCGCCACGTCTCGCTGATACTCCCAGTTCCGCATCTGGTTGCGAGCGGCCCGTTGCATCCGCACCAGCGCGGCCGGCAGGTTGCCAGCCGCCCGCTCCATCCGCGCCAACCCGGCATCAGCGGGGGCCGAGCGCGGGTCAAGCTGGAGCCCCTGCTCGTAGAGGGCACGGGCGGCTTCCGGGTTGCCCAGAGCCAGCTCGGCATCCGCCATCCGCGCGAGACGCTCGGCGCTCGGACGGCTCAGTTGCTGGGCCTGTCGGAAGCGCTGTAGGGCAAGCGCCGGCCGCCCCCAACGGGTCAGCGCCACTCCGGACTGATCGTAGAAGCTGACTCTGCTCGGCCCGGCCGCGATGGCCAGGTCGAACGCCTCGACGGCGCGCCCGTAGGCGTCAGCCTGCTCGGTTGGATCGCGGCTGGCCTCGGCGCGCAGCATCCACTGACGCCCGAGATAGGCGTGCGGGTACGGATCGAGCGGATTCAGCTGAACGGCCCGTTCGAGCGTGACCTTCGCGGCGTCGAACAGGGCGGCGCGGCTCGACGGCGTCATCTCGAAGAGGTCTTCGTAGCGCGAGATCGTCACCGGCGACGAGAGCGTGGACGAGCGCGCGAGATCCAGGAACGTATCCCCGAGCGCCAGCAACGGGACGTCCAGCCAGGGGGTCGAGCGGGCGGCCAGGAGATCCTGCTGCGAGGCCGAGCCGGGCGCCTCGCCGGCCCGCAGCGCCAGCGCACGGGTATGGTAGAGATCGGCCAGGAAGGGAGCCGTCACCCAGGGGAGCGTCGCCAGCGCGACGGCTCCCGCCGCCAGCATAGCGGTCGCTCGGAGGCGCACGGCCGGGGTCAGCCCTGAGGCCGGTTGACCGCTGCGCTCGTTGCGCTTGCGCCGCGAGACGGCACGGGCCACGGCGACGGCGGCCGGCGAGCTCCACGGCAGCAGCGGCGCGACGGTCAGGCCAGCCAGCATCCAGAACAGCGCGCCGGTGACCGACGAGTCGAAGGCGAACTGGTTGGCGACGAGGTTAGCGGCCAGCGCGCCCAGCAGTCCGGCCGGCTGCCAGCGGCCGACGCCGCGCTCGGTGGCGGCCGCCAGCAGGCCCGCACGCGCCACCCCGACGAGCGTCGCCAGCAACGCCACCAGCCCGACGAGGCCGGTGGTCAACAGCGTGTCCAGCCAGAGGTTGTGCGCGCGGTCGAAGCGCTGATCCTCGAAGCGGTTCGCCAGGGCGACCGGGTACTTCGCTTCGAGCGCCGTCATCTGCGTCTCCGGGCCGAACCCCAGGACGATGCGCGGCCCCGCCAGCGCACCCACGGCGTCCTGCCAGATGAGCACCCGCTGGCGCGCGGAGGTGTCCTCGCCATCGCCGGTGTCTGGACGCGGGGCCAGCGCGAAGAGCGTGGCCGCCAGCACCAGGAGCGCGCAGGTCGCAACGCCGCCGACCAGCACCAGCCGACGCTGGCTCGGCCAGAACACGACGGCCAGCGTCACCAGCAGGCCAGCGCCCAGGGCCAGCAGGCCGCCGCGCACGTGCGTCAGCACCACGACGACGGCCTGGGCCGTCAGGAGCGCCGAGAGGCCGGCGAGATGGACGCGCGGATCGGTGTACCAGACAGCCTCGCGTTTCGGGCGGCGAGACGGCCGCGGCACAGCGTCTGCGGCCTCGGCAGCACAGACCAGCGTCAGCGGCAGCAGCATCGTCAGGTAGGTGGCGAGGGCTGTGGACGAGCCGAGCGTGCTCGCCACGCCGAGCGGTTGATGCAGCCAGTTCACCGGGTCGAGGTGCGCCGCCTGGACGAACGCGTACAGGCAGACGGGGATGCTCGCCAGCGTCCAGACCAGCAACAGGCCTCGACGGCGCTCGGCGTCGCGGCCCGCGATGGTCGCGGTAACCCCGAGCACCAGCCAGGCCAGGACCGTCGCCAGTCCGACCTGCCGGTCCCACGATCCGAGCAGGCTGACCAGCGGCGAGATCGACGCGGCCGTCGATACGGCGGTGGACAGGGCCAGCCCCGCCACACCGAGGATCGGCAGTTGCAGCGGGCCGCTCCAGACCTTCGCGAGCGCATTCCGCCACCCGAACGGCCCCGGCGACCCACCGAGTTTCGCGCCCTCCCACCCGAGCCAACCAAACAGCATCGCCAGCGCCAGGACGCGCAGGAGCAGCACCTTGGTGGACTCGAAGCCGAGCGCGCCAAGCGTGTGGAACACCAGCGGCGTCAGCAGGCCGGCGAGCTGGCAGGCGGCCAGACTCCACGATTGCTCGGCGCGGGCGGCGGAAGACACGCGGCTACAGACCTCGTCCGCCGCAGCCGGGCGGCGCGCTCACGGCCGGCCCGACGAC carries:
- a CDS encoding O-antigen ligase family protein, producing the protein MSSAARAEQSWSLAACQLAGLLTPLVFHTLGALGFESTKVLLLRVLALAMLFGWLGWEGAKLGGSPGPFGWRNALAKVWSGPLQLPILGVAGLALSTAVSTAASISPLVSLLGSWDRQVGLATVLAWLVLGVTATIAGRDAERRRGLLLVWTLASIPVCLYAFVQAAHLDPVNWLHQPLGVASTLGSSTALATYLTMLLPLTLVCAAEAADAVPRPSRRPKREAVWYTDPRVHLAGLSALLTAQAVVVVLTHVRGGLLALGAGLLVTLAVVFWPSQRRLVLVGGVATCALLVLAATLFALAPRPDTGDGEDTSARQRVLIWQDAVGALAGPRIVLGFGPETQMTALEAKYPVALANRFEDQRFDRAHNLWLDTLLTTGLVGLVALLATLVGVARAGLLAAATERGVGRWQPAGLLGALAANLVANQFAFDSSVTGALFWMLAGLTVAPLLPWSSPAAVAVARAVSRRKRNERSGQPASGLTPAVRLRATAMLAAGAVALATLPWVTAPFLADLYHTRALALRAGEAPGSASQQDLLAARSTPWLDVPLLALGDTFLDLARSSTLSSPVTISRYEDLFEMTPSSRAALFDAAKVTLERAVQLNPLDPYPHAYLGRQWMLRAEASRDPTEQADAYGRAVEAFDLAIAAGPSRVSFYDQSGVALTRWGRPALALQRFRQAQQLSRPSAERLARMADAELALGNPEAARALYEQGLQLDPRSAPADAGLARMERAAGNLPAALVRMQRAARNQMRNWEYQRDVAMLQRELGQRGEALASARAARRLAPAWELDDLNALIQSVTS